The Aeromicrobium senzhongii genome includes a window with the following:
- a CDS encoding FABP family protein has protein sequence MAFQIPSDLHPDLMPVAWLLGTWHGNGRGDYPTIEAFSYEQDVVFAHDGRPFLHYFSRAWITDDEGERVRPGALETGFLRPSGEGKVELVLAHPTGYAEIWYGETDGARITLATDVVARTVSAKEYTAGQRMYGLVEGALMYAYDMAAEGQPMQSHLWGKLERV, from the coding sequence ATGGCCTTCCAGATCCCCAGCGACCTCCACCCCGATCTGATGCCGGTGGCGTGGCTCCTCGGGACGTGGCACGGCAACGGCCGGGGCGACTACCCGACGATCGAGGCCTTCAGCTACGAGCAGGACGTGGTCTTCGCGCACGACGGACGGCCCTTCCTGCACTACTTCAGCCGCGCCTGGATCACCGACGACGAGGGCGAGCGGGTGCGCCCCGGTGCTCTCGAGACCGGCTTCCTGCGTCCGTCCGGCGAGGGCAAGGTCGAGCTCGTGCTCGCGCACCCGACCGGCTACGCCGAGATCTGGTACGGCGAGACCGACGGAGCCCGCATCACGCTGGCCACCGACGTCGTCGCCCGCACCGTCAGTGCGAAGGAGTACACCGCCGGCCAGCGGATGTACGGGCTGGTCGAGGGCGCGCTGATGTACGCCTACGACATGGCCGCCGAGGGCCAGCCGATGCAGTCGCACCTGTGGGGGAAGCTCGAGCGTGTCTAG
- a CDS encoding LCP family protein, whose product MSDAPEVVRKPGSRASNRRSFRQRHPAVVWAVVLIVLLPLVGGAAYAWNLKRKLDDVETVKLNPKEAPDPDEGRALNVLLLGSDKGEPKKGQPKNTTIAEDAASGDWPVGKYRSDTLMIVHIPADRKKVYLVSLPRDSLVPIYDAEGKTTHSEKLNAAFAMGGPVATINTVEKLTGLKMDHLAIIDWAGFKDLSSAVGGVEVTIPRSFYDPQQKIQWNAGKQTLEGKKALDYVRTRYGLAGGDFDRIKRQQNFMRALMGKMLSSGVTTNPNKLTKTVSALTDNLTVDEGWSGTAMAKLALSLRGITTDDVTFMTAPVQGTETIPVYGSVVVLQQDKLAELFTALGKDKMGKYLKKYPDDVLPDAEEVS is encoded by the coding sequence GTGAGTGACGCACCCGAGGTGGTCCGGAAACCCGGATCCCGTGCGTCGAACCGTCGTTCCTTCCGCCAGCGCCATCCCGCCGTCGTGTGGGCGGTCGTGCTGATCGTCCTGCTGCCCCTGGTCGGCGGCGCCGCCTACGCCTGGAATCTCAAGCGCAAGCTCGACGACGTCGAGACGGTGAAGCTGAACCCGAAGGAAGCCCCCGATCCCGACGAGGGCCGGGCTCTCAACGTCCTGCTGCTCGGCTCGGACAAGGGTGAGCCCAAGAAGGGTCAGCCCAAGAACACGACGATCGCCGAGGACGCCGCCTCCGGCGACTGGCCCGTCGGCAAGTACCGCAGCGACACCTTGATGATCGTCCACATCCCGGCCGATCGGAAGAAGGTCTACCTCGTCTCGCTGCCGCGCGACTCGCTCGTCCCGATCTACGACGCCGAGGGCAAGACGACCCATTCGGAGAAGCTGAACGCGGCCTTCGCCATGGGCGGCCCCGTCGCCACCATCAACACCGTCGAGAAGCTCACGGGCCTGAAGATGGACCACCTCGCGATCATCGACTGGGCGGGCTTCAAGGACCTGTCGTCCGCCGTCGGCGGTGTCGAGGTCACGATCCCGCGCTCCTTCTACGACCCGCAGCAGAAGATCCAGTGGAACGCGGGCAAGCAGACGCTCGAGGGCAAGAAGGCGCTCGACTACGTCCGCACGCGCTACGGACTGGCCGGTGGCGACTTCGACCGCATCAAGCGCCAGCAGAACTTCATGCGCGCCCTCATGGGCAAGATGCTCAGCTCGGGCGTGACGACCAACCCGAACAAGCTGACCAAGACGGTGTCGGCGCTGACCGACAACCTCACGGTCGACGAGGGCTGGTCCGGCACGGCGATGGCGAAGCTGGCCCTGTCGTTGCGCGGCATCACCACCGACGACGTCACGTTCATGACCGCACCGGTCCAGGGCACCGAGACCATCCCGGTCTACGGCAGCGTCGTGGTCCTGCAGCAGGACAAGCTCGCCGAGCTGTTCACGGCCCTGGGCAAGGACAAGATGGGCAAGTACCTCAAGAAGTACCCCGACGACGTCCTGCCGGACGCCGAAGAGGTCTCCTGA
- the ygfZ gene encoding CAF17-like 4Fe-4S cluster assembly/insertion protein YgfZ, with amino-acid sequence MSSPLLSRPGAVEAEGPDAGVAAHYGSSFAAEQRTLLSGDGFVDLSHRDVLRITGPDRLTWLHSLTTQYLEGLAVGRWTDVLLLSPQGRIEHDFSGLDDGETFWAHTEPGAGAALTEFLDRMRFMSRVEVAAVDDRFVVGRYAGGLATEFVQDLDAVPGTPVGVYAWEALRIAAGRPRFGLDTDERTIPNEVGLLGSAVHLDKGCYRGQETVARVHNLGRPPRRLTLLHLDGSVDHLPPHGADVLLGDKVVGQVGSAARHHELGPIGLALLKRNTPVDATLLADGVAAAQEPIVDPDAGLHVRAGLNM; translated from the coding sequence GTGTCTAGCCCGCTGCTGAGCCGACCCGGCGCCGTCGAGGCCGAGGGACCCGATGCCGGCGTCGCCGCGCACTACGGATCGTCCTTCGCCGCCGAGCAGCGCACGCTGCTGTCCGGCGACGGCTTCGTCGACCTCTCGCACCGTGACGTCCTGCGCATCACGGGCCCGGACCGCCTCACCTGGCTGCACTCGCTGACGACGCAGTACCTCGAGGGCCTGGCCGTGGGCCGGTGGACGGACGTCCTGCTGCTCTCGCCGCAGGGCCGCATCGAGCACGACTTCAGTGGCCTGGACGACGGCGAGACCTTCTGGGCGCACACCGAGCCCGGCGCCGGCGCCGCCCTGACCGAGTTCCTCGACCGGATGCGCTTCATGTCGCGCGTCGAGGTCGCCGCCGTCGACGACCGGTTCGTCGTCGGCCGTTACGCCGGAGGTCTGGCCACCGAGTTCGTCCAGGACCTCGATGCCGTCCCGGGCACCCCGGTCGGCGTCTACGCGTGGGAGGCGCTGCGCATCGCCGCGGGCCGCCCCCGGTTCGGTCTCGACACCGACGAGCGCACCATCCCCAACGAGGTCGGCCTGCTGGGATCGGCCGTCCACCTCGACAAGGGCTGCTACCGCGGACAGGAGACGGTCGCCCGGGTCCACAACCTCGGCCGTCCGCCGCGCCGGCTGACCCTGCTGCACCTCGACGGCTCCGTCGACCACCTGCCCCCGCACGGCGCGGACGTCCTGCTCGGCGACAAGGTCGTCGGACAGGTCGGCAGCGCCGCCCGGCACCACGAGCTCGGGCCGATCGGCCTGGCTCTTCTCAAGCGCAACACCCCGGTGGATGCAACGCTCCTGGCCGACGGCGTCGCCGCCGCACAGGAGCCGATCGTCGACCCTGACGCAGGCCTGCACGTGCGGGCCGGATTGAACATGTGA
- the dtd gene encoding D-aminoacyl-tRNA deacylase, with protein sequence MRAVVQRVSRAEVRVEDEVVGRLDGPGLVVLLGVTHEDTPDDADRLAAKIVRMRIMAGERSVDETGGGVLAISQFTLYADTRKGRRPSWGAAAPGPVAEPLYERFCAAVGAAGVPVERGVFGADMAVDLVNDGPVTMVLDS encoded by the coding sequence ATGCGTGCGGTGGTGCAGCGGGTCAGCCGGGCCGAGGTACGGGTCGAGGACGAGGTCGTGGGCCGATTGGACGGCCCCGGCCTGGTCGTCCTGCTCGGGGTGACCCATGAGGACACGCCGGACGATGCCGACCGACTGGCGGCCAAGATCGTGCGGATGCGGATCATGGCGGGCGAGCGGTCGGTCGACGAGACCGGTGGCGGTGTCCTGGCGATCAGCCAGTTCACGCTCTACGCCGACACCCGCAAGGGCCGCCGGCCCTCGTGGGGAGCAGCCGCCCCGGGTCCGGTCGCCGAGCCGCTCTACGAGCGGTTCTGCGCCGCCGTCGGGGCCGCCGGAGTGCCGGTGGAGCGCGGCGTGTTCGGCGCCGACATGGCCGTCGACCTCGTGAACGACGGACCCGTCACGATGGTGCTGGATTCCTGA